Within the Acidipropionibacterium acidipropionici genome, the region CCGGATGGCGCCGATCTGGGAGACGCCGGACCGTTGACCACGGGGCGTGGCCGGTGACTCCCCGGCACGCCTGGATCGACACATCGCCGGATCTCGTATGCTGATCCTTTGGATGTGAACGCACGCGGAAGGGCGGGTCGGCGAGGATGACGGGCGGCGGTGGTGTGTGGCGACGGCTGATGGTCGCAGCCGTGGCACTGCCCCTGCTCGCCGGATGCGCCGCCACCGAGGTGAAGGCCTCCCCGCCGGTGACCCGCAGCTGTATCGACTCGGTCCCGGGATCGGGTGACCTGCGCGACCGCGCCCCCTCCATCGGGATGAGCTGCTCGGCCGACGGCGACGGGAAGGACGCGGCGGCCGCTCAGGCGTCGCGGCCCGCCGCCACGTCCACACCGTCGTCCAAGGCCCCCTCGACCTCGGCGTCCCCCACGGCCTCTGCGACCCCTGCGGCGCCCTCTGCCCCGGCCTCCTCAGCTCCGGCCACCGCCAGGCCCTCGGTCAAGGCGGCTCCCGTGGCCTCCCTCAAGGTCGGGCAGACATCCCCGGCCGGTTCCGGGCGCTATGTGATGTGGGTCAAGGCCGAGAACCACGTCTACCTGGTGCAGAAGGGCGCGGTGACCCGCGTCATGCTCACCACCGGGCTGCCCTGGAAGACGCCGCCGGGCGTCTACTCGGTGAAGTACAAGCAGCGCAACAGTTCCTCGTTGGACGCCGGGCACGCCTGGACGCTGCCCTACTTCGTGGCCTTCTGGCGCCGCCCGGGGGCCTCGGGGGATATCGCCTTCCACCAGGTGCCCCATGACGCGAAGGGGAACCTGGCCCAGCCCCTGGCCACCCTCGGCTTTCCCGGCTACGCCAGCGACGGCTGCGCCCGGATGGGCCCGGCCGACGCCCTGGCGATCTGGGAGTTCACGAAGGTCGGCACCAAGGTCGTGGTGCGTTGAGCTTGTGCTCACCCGGTTGTGATTGAGCTTGTGCTCACCCGGTTGTGGTTGAGCTTGTGCTCACCCGGTTGTGGTTGAGCCAGAGGCTCGGTTCGGGGAGATTCTCAGCCCTCCACGACGACCTTGCCCAGGGTGCGCCCGGACTCCACAAGTTCGTGAGCCTGTCGCATGGTGGCGGCGCTGATCGGTGACAGTGTCTGCGTCGCCGTGGTGTGCAACCGTCCTTCGTCGACCAGGTCGGCGACACGA harbors:
- a CDS encoding L,D-transpeptidase, with amino-acid sequence MVAAVALPLLAGCAATEVKASPPVTRSCIDSVPGSGDLRDRAPSIGMSCSADGDGKDAAAAQASRPAATSTPSSKAPSTSASPTASATPAAPSAPASSAPATARPSVKAAPVASLKVGQTSPAGSGRYVMWVKAENHVYLVQKGAVTRVMLTTGLPWKTPPGVYSVKYKQRNSSSLDAGHAWTLPYFVAFWRRPGASGDIAFHQVPHDAKGNLAQPLATLGFPGYASDGCARMGPADALAIWEFTKVGTKVVVR